The Anoplolepis gracilipes chromosome 5, ASM4749672v1, whole genome shotgun sequence region GTCTAACATGGCCAAAACTTTGGTATACTTGtacaattttactcatatcttatatcttatatctaCGCAGATTATGCTTAACATCACCGCGCGAGAAttgataataaagaaagacaaaataaattatgtattgcaGCAATTTGACGTGCATTTAATGCTGCAGTTCCGATATCTTGATAAACGACTGAAATTTTCGGACATAGCTCCTTACATGACCCAGATATACGGCGGTCAAAATGCTCATGCTTTGATTTGGACACCTACCGTATATGTCGCGAATGAACGTACCTCGGCAGTGATGGGAAACGGCGTCAAGGACCTGCTCATCTCCATCAGTCCTCATGGCATGGTTATTTTGAATACAAGGTATTCAGTTAATCTTGACATTTAATCTTGAAGAGaatcacaaattttatatggtgaaataaaatcaaataattaaatcaatatgtaaattttctaaattactaAACAGAGATTGATTAGGAGAAATCACTTGAATTTCAGACTAGAAGCGACACTCAATTGTGGCCTCCGACTGGAAAAATTCCCATTCGACGTGCAAGAGTGTCCACTGGTCTTCGAAAGCTGTAAGTTTGTCATATCATTGATATATAGTTGTCCTAGTTTTACTTTGTCAACTAGCAAAAAACatcatgtaaattttaacactCTGCGATGTGCCAAGTCTTGTcttatataaacaaagaatGATTTTTCTTCTTACTTCTTCACTAGGGACTCATAATATAAACGAAATGGTATTAGACTGGGATAAGAATCCGATTGTCATCGCCAACAATTTGTATTTGACGGAGTACAAGCTCGTCGACACGTGGGTCAATCGCTCGGGTGTATCCTACAACTCGTGGCAATATCATTACGGACATTTCGGtaaaattcaatcaatttaaatgtttcaacttgatttaataaaaaaagaaaatacacgCGCTTACCACTAATTGTGTCACATTGTTACTAAAATTACCACATGCGATTACAGCCGGCAATTTCAGCTCcataaatatcacatttaaattAGCACGCGAAATGGGATTCTTCATGATGGACTATTATGTGCCATCTATATTAATCGTGGTGATTTCTTGGGTATCCTTCTGGTTGCATCAAGACGCGAGTGCACCGCGAATAGTTTTAGGTAAAATATCTGTGTATACTCTCACAATCAGTGTAATACACTGgacaataatattgttttaaataccCATGagacttatatattttcaggaACAAACACTATCTTGACATTTATGACACTCGCCTCGAAAGTGGAAAACTCGTTGCCGAAAGTCTCTTACATAAAAGCAAGCGAGATTTGGTTTTTGGGTTGCACGATATTTCTGTTCTCGGCGATGGTCGAATTCGCCTTTGTTAATACCATATATCGAAGaaagtatgtaatatttttcatcgagattttttttattcattttaataccTACAGAgcttttatatagtttatttatttgatataaactGCTTAGAGGtaatatgtcatatatttGTGCATACAGAAAGAATGTACCGTTGAAAAAGGTCAACAGCAAATACATCCTCAAGTCTACTTTGACCCCACGATTAGCACGAAAACAATTCCAAAAAAATACAACCGGACTGGAACGATCGCGATCGTGGTCGTCATTAGATAATGCAAATACGAACTGCGAGCAAGACTTTACGAGTCAAAATTATCTCACCGTACACGTGAgtcattgattaaataatttccaatgttattttattacgtatttcaatattataaattacactaaAAAACAATCTCTTCGAGAAGGAACAgttatctctttattttaaatctttatctaACTATCAAAGCTatcgcataatttattttttaaatgatattaatcactgagatttaatattttgaacaaaTTCCTTCTCCAAAATTGTAACATTGATTATATTGACGATCGTTTCCAGAGTTTTCCGAGCACGATCAACATCCCATCGGTGAGAATAGAGGAGGATAAGGATCCGGATCCTTGCTCTGTCGGCAGCATCACCACTATCGACAGCGGTATTTCTTCCCCGCCGTCTAACAATAAACCATTTTCACGCAGACCGACTCTTGCCAAGCTACATAATTTCACAACGATGACACCGCAAGAGATCGCTCAATGGATCGACAAACGCAGCAGGATAGTATTTCCTgtgtcatttattatatttaacattcttTATTGGTCTTTTATATGGATCTGAGATCATGCAGTTTGTTCAATTTGGTTCAATGAAACTTTGTTAGACTAATGAAAACAAAAACGGTAAAAATCAACGCGGAATTAATGctccattaaaaaatatgaagctgcaatttttcagaaattatttGTGCAATAGTTTTCTCGCTAAAAGTAAAATTGCTCGAAATTAATACACGGCAGCGAAACTTTGgcttgttttttaaataaacataatatacatatacataggaTATACTTGTATATACTTTAACTTAGACTTTTTAACACGTGTAATTGAGTCAAGTTTGgacataaaacaattataaaatattttgcacaaaaTTGCAATTACAATACTTTCTAATATAGCGTCATACAAAATGATCGTACAAAATAGGATTAGAGGAATATAGAgtgcatttattttacacgTAACATCTATATATCAACGcatgctatttttttatcaatatcataatttatatatagcattCTTTACAAGAGAGATCAATGTTAGACGAACTTAACGCttcttttatatcatattgtacagtcacatttttattagaaacaaTGAATCACCAAAATTATGAAGTGAAGGCTTTTCTCCCCTTTTGCCCTCGAAACATTTCCTATCCTTCCACGTGCGTGTCGAGTGAAAAGATACAAtcaatctttaaaaaagatatgatCGCCGCGTGCGCGCaactttacaataaaatagataCGTATTCGACGCAGGAGTCCGAATCAAGCGAAGGATAGCAAACTTTCAGTTGCTCGAAGGGTTGGAAACTACCGATTCGCGTAAAATTCTTACGATAAAAttctcttatacatatatacatggaataataaaacaattggaatttttttaggacattcttgaaaaaaaaaaatagcggtaTAATATTACCTTTACACTTCTTCTcgttaaatatcatatttgcGCTTCACCAAGttgatcaattttttacattacgtTTTATCGTCGACGATTCTGTCATATTActgttttattacattatcgaATAGTATGTTGCAAAATTGGTATAAAGTGAAACTGATTGACCAGCttgttcattattatttcCGTCGAATTTTCCATGATATATCAATAATCTAGAGCTGTTATTTGGAGGTCAGATGTAGCAACCCTTTTCCACATACCGCATAATGCTCGCTTAATGTTCTTCGTTCCTAAATATCGATCGGCAATATCTAACCAGCCCCGTTGACCTCGATGCTTAACTGTGTCCAGCATTGATTACTTTCGTCCGTAGAAAATGATAGTGGAATGGATAACCATACACGTGCAAGGATAGACACAGTTTTTGCGTCTCTCTAATTTAAGTAAATAGAGTTTTTTAACCCCTAAAAATCTGCAATCTCTTTCTCATCGTTTGTGATAAACCTAGGTGGAGTAAGTAATGCACGAAAAAATGaacaattgttttaattttaatgtatttatgtgttcataagataattattttacttaattctaaaaatatataatatattaagtatattaagCAAGTCGCATGTTTATAATGTTTCTCAAGGTAAGGTATAAGTAGATATATAGATGCATTAACAACCTCTAATTAGGTATATATAGCTTTGCATTAACAACCTACAATTCGCGAATCAAAAATTGAAGCAGGATtctacttataattttatacgccatgtgttatataaagaatattaaaaaaatcaaaatatacatacaaatcaCAACGACgtcaattaaaaacattataaagtTCTTTTCAGGAgaattatttgtacaatatttttttccaaaaataaaaatataagagcttaaaattatatattgaaactaATACTTAAccataagaaaaatttcattttctttaaataatatatttcttatgcaTTCAATTTGATGTCAAAAACACTGTAGgacatattgtttatttaaaaactttttttatttatatattaatttgtaaaatatatggcttataaaattataaataaaaatctgtgcTAATTATACTCGTCTAAAGAGGACACTTAAGAAACAATCAATGTTCTTTTATCactatatgaaataaataaatatcatttaacatttatatcacCGATTGCGAGATAACGCGATGCAGTAGATTGAAAGTGCATTCGCAGAAAATGGATTAATCATTGTGTTAAATGCTATGCTATAGATACATATCTAATCAAGTTCAATCATGAAATTGCCGTACGCCAACAAATGTAACTTCCTGAATGTTCGTTCATCCTTGACATTTTCGTTATTAATCCTGGTAATCTTTATCAAGGAAGCGCAACTTGTTGAACGAAACGCGAGTTTCGTTTCACTAAAAAGGTTTTAATTCCacttaaattgaattaatattgtgCATATAACTTTCACGTCTATAAGAAGAACATTATATATgctttgctttttttataaataatttgttcttCCAAACTATGAACGTCAAGAAACGTCAAGTAAGTTCTTCCTTTAAGCACATAATCACATAAATAAAGTTAACCATTGGTCGTCGTATcaacttaattttttcatactgATGGCATCCATGAATAGTATTACaactatacattttttcttgcGAAAGATATAgctatattttacaaaattcgacataaaaaaaattttatttatacacaaaaaataagTCCCTcaaaaaaagttacaattttgtcacaaaattattataatatatatatatatatattttgcatcgtTACATCACTGATATCGAtcatttgtcaatttttaatatattagacaCTTTTTAACAGATGTTTTATCCTGAAATgcgtataaatattcttatgttatcgtaaattattataaaattatacaggtctctctttcttactttaatattttctgcgATGTGACAGCAACAGTTTGTCGCATTATGCATTAATATCGACATTGTTAATGCAGATTCTCTGGTCGAATGTCGCGGCACGTGAAAATATAGCTTACCCTTGCGTGATAGGCCTCGTAGATGCCTTTACATGTGTACAGGTACAGGTGAACAGGTGCGCTTCAGTTAGTCGGCTGACTGTGTCGCGATAACACATACTTACTATTTACTATCGACTACTTTTTAAGAGTGTTCTAATGCACATTGTGCACGCACATCGAATTATCAATTGtgacgtatatatttattatttgttcagaacgtatatacatattttacattactgCAAGAGAAGATATATCAtagaaatcttttaaatattataaatattctcctCTTCTgcctcttcttttcttccctACTGTGCTCCTTTACTCTgacaatttacaataaatctctttcatttttcattaatgtcAACGGTTTACCGAATTATGTATTCGTACAAAATTCAAGTCTGGATACAATCCTTGGCGGGATGTTTATTTTCAAACTCATTTGTATGCAACGAGAAGTGCGACGATGAATATTGATGTGATTGAGATGAAAAAGACTGCATAGTGATAATGAATCTGTCAGACACGTGTAGACATCTTATATAAACACGGCGTTAAGTCAATCATCAGCCATCAAGTTAACATCCGACAGGTCGAACTAATTgatcttaatttttacaacaacGGATGAAATAATTGCATCGTGCAAGAATGACGCAATACAGTAGCGGTAACAGCAGCAGTAGTAGCAGCAGCGGAAATGATTTCAAAGATCGCGAAGATGGAAGAGTACTGGAGCAGAAACTCATGGTACGTTCAAGATTGATGAAATCAAGAaccaacacacacacaaaatattatttttatttaatagaaaagacAATCGACTACAAAAACTATCTTTAATATGATCTATCATtcaatcacattttttttcaaggatGCACCGATGCATCTgcaatcatgtaattttacttatatcaatacttatatatcacacttgtatcaataaataattgcaatattgttGTAAAgtcatagaatattttatatctaaaaatttcgattttataaaagtattaaagtaaagtaattaaaaagttaatattttatgttagatatttcatatattgttttatatatcaagaagttattttattacatcaaaTATACGCTCAAATGTATCATCTTATAttccaaacatttttttatgttttttataacattttacgtCAAGCTATCGTTATATTCGAATAACTATAGTTTTAATTCATAAGCGACTAGACACATAAGCAATATTATCTTTCTCTACAAAAGTGAAATATgtcattgtaaaaaattcagcATCGCAATGTCAGTTTGAGATCTTCAACGAAAGCAATGCGATTTCTACAGtatattcgtaaaataaaaaaactccGCAAAAAAACAAATCGATGTTGGATCATTGTATTCGAGGCTTTCGCTAATTGTAAATTGACGACGGACAGAAGTAACAaagaaaactaataaaatctataatcaATGGTTCGTCCATTCATAGACCCCAAGATAATCATCATTATCGTGTACCCTTGATGATACAATGTCGTGTTTTGATTACAGGTCGCCGTTCGTATCCGTCCCTTGGCCCACAACGAAAACGGTACCAGATCTTTGCATGctattaacaataaagtaaGTTTGCatgtcaatttaatttatttactttacggctaatttaaattttctgaatttagaataaacgaatatacaagtatttattACGTTAATTTAATTCGCTCAAATTCAAAAAagttgtcaaaaatattttgtgtgaTATTGAATTTGCAGATAGTGATACTAGAGGATCAAGACAGTGATAAGCAAAAACGTACGGCACCGCGACAATATCTCTAC contains the following coding sequences:
- the LOC140665608 gene encoding pH-sensitive chloride channel 2 isoform X1, translated to MREGSEVCLSVWFPTNLLTEYTCRLQGRISRNSLVVQSGNCPAFSSSMTQTELLQELANECRYDKMVRPPGVINATDPIRVYTKAFIYTIKSNMAKTLQFDVHLMLQFRYLDKRLKFSDIAPYMTQIYGGQNAHALIWTPTVYVANERTSAVMGNGVKDLLISISPHGMVILNTRLEATLNCGLRLEKFPFDVQECPLVFESWTHNINEMVLDWDKNPIVIANNLYLTEYKLVDTWVNRSGVSYNSWQYHYGHFAGNFSSINITFKLAREMGFFMMDYYVPSILIVVISWVSFWLHQDASAPRIVLGTNTILTFMTLASKVENSLPKVSYIKASEIWFLGCTIFLFSAMVEFAFVNTIYRRKKNVPLKKVNSKYILKSTLTPRLARKQFQKNTTGLERSRSWSSLDNANTNCEQDFTSQNYLTVHSFPSTINIPSVRIEEDKDPDPCSVGSITTIDSGISSPPSNNKPFSRRPTLAKLHNFTTMTPQEIAQWIDKRSRIVFPVSFIIFNILYWSFIWI
- the LOC140665608 gene encoding pH-sensitive chloride channel 2 isoform X2 — encoded protein: MTLGGRVFVVAVFFHLSRLPSFADATTVSGNCPAFSSSMTQTELLQELANECRYDKMVRPPGVINATDPIRVYTKAFIYTIKSNMAKTLQFDVHLMLQFRYLDKRLKFSDIAPYMTQIYGGQNAHALIWTPTVYVANERTSAVMGNGVKDLLISISPHGMVILNTRLEATLNCGLRLEKFPFDVQECPLVFESWTHNINEMVLDWDKNPIVIANNLYLTEYKLVDTWVNRSGVSYNSWQYHYGHFAGNFSSINITFKLAREMGFFMMDYYVPSILIVVISWVSFWLHQDASAPRIVLGTNTILTFMTLASKVENSLPKVSYIKASEIWFLGCTIFLFSAMVEFAFVNTIYRRKKNVPLKKVNSKYILKSTLTPRLARKQFQKNTTGLERSRSWSSLDNANTNCEQDFTSQNYLTVHSFPSTINIPSVRIEEDKDPDPCSVGSITTIDSGISSPPSNNKPFSRRPTLAKLHNFTTMTPQEIAQWIDKRSRIVFPVSFIIFNILYWSFIWI